The Chitinivorax sp. PXF-14 genome contains the following window.
AACAGATCCGCGCCGCCGGCCGCGCCTACATCCAGTATGGCTTCACCCACCCCGACGAATACGCCCTGGTGTTCATGGAACGCCGCCCGCACGCTCCCGTCGAGGCCGCCGTGGTCGAACACGGCAACCCCAACCAGGACCCCTACGCCTTCGCCCACAGCCTGTTCACCACCCTCGCCGACACCGGCGCCGTGCCGGCCGACCTGCAAACCACGCACCTGATGACGCAAATCTTCTGGCAGGGCCTGCACGGCATGACCTCGCTGAGCCTGGTGATGGACGAAGGCGACGAATGGACCCCGAAGATCGCCCCGCAAATCCACATCGAAGCCCTGCTCGACGTGCTGCTGGCGGGGATATTGCAGCGTTTTGGGGGGAAGTGAACATCACCTATTCCAGCAGAACCGGAACATTATTCGGCAAATGCGCCATAGCCGGATTCAGGAGTCCCACCCTGGCCGCACGGGTAGCGATGGGCCGCGCGCCGCCCACGCGCCACGTGCAGCGACACCTTGCCTGTCGGTAGGTAATATTTGTCCCCTACCCTACTGCCAGCTCAATCGTCAGACATCCAACCCCGCCACGGCCACCCACATAAAACGACAAACCGCCCTCCCGCTACTCGCACTTGCCACCTGCAGCCTGATCAACAACGCCCACGCCACGACCTGCACAGCGGGCCAGAAGCAACAGATTCTGGCGTCCTACAGCGACTTCCGCTCGGCATCCCGCGCGGGCAATCTGCCCCGTGTGAAGGCGCTGAGTACCCCAGCCGTGGCAACGGAAGTGGCCAGCTTCGAGAAGAGCATGCCGGACAAGGCAGCGCTAGCCCGGCAGATGGGTTTCGTCATGCCGGCACTCGATGAGGCGAAGACGATCACCTGCGAGGCCGTGAACAGAAAGGCCAGGCTGATCGTCGGCACCGAAACCGTATCCGAAACGGGCAAACGCGTCCCCGTTTCGACGGTGGTGATGTTCGAACAAGGAAACGCACAAGCCTGGCTG
Protein-coding sequences here:
- a CDS encoding TetR/AcrR family transcriptional regulator, with the translated sequence MTEVLSNLQARKRREAETRKKHIIAVVKALIKKGGAREITIRKVAEQAGFSTTVVYSLFRDKATLITRAMDQDLLDLVKLMKKAVAASDDPIEQIRAAGRAYIQYGFTHPDEYALVFMERRPHAPVEAAVVEHGNPNQDPYAFAHSLFTTLADTGAVPADLQTTHLMTQIFWQGLHGMTSLSLVMDEGDEWTPKIAPQIHIEALLDVLLAGILQRFGGK